Proteins encoded in a region of the Streptomyces sp. NBC_00310 genome:
- a CDS encoding reverse transcriptase/maturase family protein yields the protein MQNAETVLAVLRERGRRNLPCNELYRQLFNPQLYLMAYGRIYSNQGAMTAGATGETADGMSMEKIGRIIDALRHERYRFDPVRRVHIPKKNGKTRPLGLPSWSDKLVGEVMRLLLEAYYEPTFSDRSHGFRPRRGCHTALGEVVRTWTGTAWFVEGDIAQCFDRLDHQVMLDTLGEKIRDNRFLRLVRNMLGAGYLEDWKWNTTLSGAPQGGVLSPLLSNIYLHRLDTFIETVLIPEYTRGKLRARNLEYKRVLWALTSARNRKDHAQARKLRQQLHRLPSQDMNDPDYRRLRYVRYADDTLLGFAGPRAEAEQIKQRIATFLRDDLKLELSQEKTLITHARTGKARFLGYDITVRHENRRLKRFATDRRNRRTVNGAIALHVPKDVIKAHSTPYLKGGKPARRPHLTHADDHTIVNLYGARYRGIVQYYLLAGDVFRLNRLHWVMQTSLLHTLANKHRSTVSKTARTYKATIDTPAGRRTCLQVSTERGPGRKPLVARFGGIPLQRQKTAVLLDREPSWASHRRKELIGRFLARWCELCGRPGNVQVHQIRRLADLGKPGEQQPDWAALMIKRRRKTLVVCARCHEDIHAGQPTASHGEDHWRARCG from the coding sequence ATGCAGAACGCTGAAACGGTACTTGCTGTCCTCCGTGAACGAGGCAGACGGAATCTGCCGTGCAATGAACTGTATCGACAACTGTTCAACCCGCAGCTGTATCTCATGGCCTACGGACGTATCTACTCCAACCAGGGAGCGATGACGGCCGGGGCAACAGGGGAAACCGCCGACGGAATGTCCATGGAGAAGATCGGCCGCATCATCGATGCGCTGCGCCACGAGCGCTACCGATTCGATCCGGTGCGACGGGTCCACATCCCGAAGAAGAACGGGAAGACCCGCCCGCTGGGCCTGCCGTCCTGGTCGGACAAGCTGGTCGGCGAGGTGATGCGGCTCCTGCTGGAGGCGTACTACGAGCCGACCTTCTCCGACCGGTCCCACGGTTTCCGTCCCCGCCGGGGCTGCCACACCGCCCTCGGCGAAGTGGTTCGCACCTGGACCGGGACAGCCTGGTTCGTGGAAGGAGACATCGCCCAGTGTTTCGACCGCCTCGACCATCAGGTCATGCTCGACACCCTGGGCGAGAAAATCCGCGACAACCGGTTCCTTCGGCTGGTGCGCAACATGCTGGGCGCCGGATACCTGGAGGACTGGAAATGGAACACCACGCTCAGCGGCGCACCGCAGGGCGGCGTTCTTTCTCCTCTCCTGTCCAACATCTACCTGCACCGGCTGGACACGTTCATCGAAACAGTTCTCATTCCGGAATACACCCGAGGAAAACTCCGGGCACGCAACCTGGAGTACAAGCGGGTGCTCTGGGCGCTCACCAGCGCACGCAACCGCAAGGACCACGCTCAAGCGCGGAAACTGCGGCAGCAGCTGCACCGCCTTCCCAGTCAGGATATGAACGACCCTGACTACAGGCGGCTGCGGTATGTGCGTTACGCCGACGACACCCTCCTCGGGTTCGCAGGACCACGAGCCGAAGCCGAGCAGATCAAACAGCGCATCGCGACGTTCCTGCGTGACGACCTCAAACTCGAACTCTCGCAAGAAAAGACGCTGATCACGCACGCCCGAACCGGCAAGGCGAGATTTCTCGGCTACGACATCACGGTGCGGCACGAAAACCGCAGACTGAAGCGCTTCGCCACCGACCGGCGCAACCGCCGCACGGTGAACGGAGCCATCGCCCTGCACGTGCCGAAAGACGTGATCAAGGCTCACAGCACGCCGTATCTCAAGGGCGGCAAACCCGCCCGCCGGCCCCACCTGACACACGCCGACGACCACACCATCGTCAACCTCTACGGGGCCCGATACCGCGGCATCGTCCAGTACTACCTGCTGGCCGGCGACGTCTTTCGACTGAACCGGTTGCACTGGGTCATGCAGACCTCCCTGCTGCACACCCTGGCGAACAAGCACCGCTCGACCGTGTCGAAGACGGCCCGCACGTACAAGGCCACCATCGACACACCAGCCGGGCGGCGCACCTGTCTCCAGGTCAGCACGGAGCGAGGACCTGGCAGGAAACCACTGGTCGCACGGTTCGGCGGCATTCCACTGCAACGGCAGAAAACAGCGGTCCTCCTCGACCGCGAACCCTCCTGGGCCTCCCACCGACGCAAGGAACTGATCGGACGGTTCCTCGCCCGGTGGTGCGAGCTGTGCGGACGACCCGGCAACGTCCAGGTCCACCAGATCCGCAGGCTCGCCGACCTCGGGAAACCAGGAGAACAACAGCCCGACTGGGCCGCCCTCATGATCAAGCGACGCCGCAAGACACTGGTGGTCTGCGCACGTTGCCATGAGGACATCCACGCCGGGCAACCCACTGCCTCACACGGTGAAGATCACTGGAGAGCCCGCTGCGGTTAA
- a CDS encoding nuclear transport factor 2 family protein: MTNTARLRRTLAAALVATALTATAVAVPATAAASSPVAGHAGHGESARLAYQKRVAVQVLKGVFEQGDTEVVDRFVRPDYIQHNPLAPDGREPLKNLAVTFHQQFPDAKYDVKRVISEGDLVLVHSNIVFTPGTRGWAVFDIFRFKNGKLAEHWDTGQEVPETTVNGNDMFSTLSRPRTEQPGPRQFTAYNKKLVIKAFDELLVQKDLSAIDRHWDTEYPQHSPYVANGADGVKAGLGWYFNQFPELKVTRKRVIAEGDLVAVHAHYVNAPGDRGQAVVDLFRVRNGKIVEHWDVTQNIPETSANDNTMF, encoded by the coding sequence ATGACCAACACCGCACGTCTCCGCCGGACCCTTGCCGCCGCGCTCGTGGCCACGGCCCTCACCGCGACAGCGGTGGCCGTGCCCGCCACCGCGGCCGCTTCCTCGCCCGTCGCGGGCCATGCCGGTCACGGCGAGAGCGCTCGTCTCGCCTACCAGAAGCGCGTCGCCGTCCAGGTTCTCAAGGGCGTGTTCGAGCAGGGCGACACGGAGGTCGTGGACCGTTTCGTACGGCCCGACTACATTCAGCACAACCCGCTCGCCCCCGACGGCAGAGAGCCGCTGAAGAACCTCGCCGTGACGTTCCACCAGCAGTTCCCGGACGCCAAGTACGACGTCAAGCGCGTGATCTCCGAGGGCGACCTCGTCCTCGTGCACTCCAACATCGTCTTCACCCCCGGCACGCGGGGCTGGGCCGTCTTCGACATCTTCCGCTTCAAGAACGGGAAGCTCGCTGAGCACTGGGACACCGGCCAGGAGGTTCCCGAGACGACCGTCAACGGCAACGACATGTTCTCGACCCTCAGCCGGCCGCGCACCGAGCAGCCCGGCCCCCGCCAGTTCACTGCGTACAACAAGAAGCTGGTCATCAAGGCCTTCGACGAGCTCCTGGTGCAGAAGGACCTGTCCGCCATCGACAGGCACTGGGACACGGAGTACCCCCAGCACAGCCCGTACGTCGCCAACGGTGCCGACGGTGTGAAGGCCGGGCTGGGCTGGTACTTCAACCAGTTCCCGGAGTTGAAGGTCACCCGGAAGCGCGTCATCGCCGAGGGCGACCTGGTCGCCGTCCACGCCCACTACGTCAATGCGCCCGGCGACCGGGGTCAAGCCGTCGTCGACCTGTTCCGGGTACGGAACGGGAAGATCGTCGAGCACTGGGACGTGACCCAGAACATCCCCGAGACCTCGGCGAACGACAACACGATGTTCTGA